GACGGTGCCAACGCCTTCTCCTTTATGCAGCCCCTGAACCACCAGGAAGATAAACACCACCATGATGGAGATTTGCACCAGCACAAACAGGGTATTGAAGTTAGCCACCAGGTTGACGCTCTTCAGGTTCGCGGCAGTTAAGATGGCGACGAACGTCACCACCCACACCCACGGTGACACTTCCGGGAAGAGGGCGGAGAGATAGATCTTCGCCAACAAGACGTTGATCATCGGCAAAAAGAGGTAATCCAGCAGCGATGACCAGCCGACCATAAAACCGACGTGCGGGTTAATCGACTTTTGCGCGTAGGTATAGGCCGAACCAGCCTCCGGGAACTGGCGAACCAGTTTGCCGTAGCTGATAGCGGTAAACAGCACGCCCGCCAGCGCCAGCAAATAAGATGCCGGAACGTGACCGTCGCTAATACCGGAAACGATGCCAAACGTATCGAACACGGTCATTGGCGTGAGATAGGCCAGACCCATCATCACCACCTGCCACAGCTTCAGCGACTTGCGCAGTTTAGTTTTGCCGGGTTGCGCAGCAATATTCAGTGGTGAATTAATAGCCATAATTGTTGCCTCCCCTGCGTAATAAGGTTTGCGGTCGTGTCGACCTGAAATCAAACCTGTTTAGCAAGGGAAGCGAAGGGGGCGGAGTCCAGTCAGTCGCAGGGAGGGCGCACACGCAGCCTCCCTCGCCATGCGGGGATTTAATCATCGGCATCATCTCATTTCCTCGTCACAGTCTTAATCGTTAACGGAAGCCCGTTGCCGCCTGCGCTCCATAACGCGACATCCGGGAAATGTCTGGATTACCAGCAAATGTCAGGCCTGGCTCCGCTCAGGCCGATGAAACAACCCCGCAAGGGGTACTATGCGTTTTTCAACATCCACTCAATTTCTGTTTCTGTGATGAGGCGCTCAAACTGCAACAACTCATCATTTTTACAGGCGTGATACACATGGCAAAAACGCTCGCCTAAATAGCGGCGCAAATGATCGTTCTCGATAAACTCCCACAGGGCATCGCTCTGGCGAATCGGGAAGGGTAAGCCTTCCTGCTCCAGCCCGTTGCCTTCTACTTCTTCCTGCAACGGCAGTTCGTTATCAAGGCCATGCAAAATACCGGCAAAAATCGCCGCCATCACCAGGTACGGGTTGGCATCGGCACCCGCCACGCGGTATTCCACGCGGTGGTTATGACGATCGCCGCACGGAATACGCAGGGCGACGGTGCGGTTGTTATGGCCCCACGACGCCTGCGTTGGCACATACATGCCTGGCTGGAAGCGGCGATAGGAATTCACGTTCGGCGCCAGCAACGCCATTGATGACGGCATCAGGTCGATCATCCCGGCGAGCATCTTTTTCAGCAGCGGCGAATCTTCGCCTTCTGCGTCAGAAAGCACGTTCTCGCCACGATTATTTTGCATACTGATATGGATATGCATCCCGCTGCCCGCGTGCTCTTCATACGGCTTCGCCATAAAAGTGGCGTGCATCTTATGCTTTTCTGCCATCAGACGCACCAGGCGTTTTAGCGCCAGCGCATCATCGCAGGCTTCCAGCACGTTATCGGTATGGTAAAGGTTGATTTCAAACTGACCCGGCGAGGCTTCGGCGACCGCACCGTCGGCGGGAATTAACTGTAACTGCGCCAGTTCATCAATATCATTGAGCACATCGGCGAAGTGGTTGAGGTTATCAACCGAGTAAACCTGGCTTTGTGTATTGCGGTCATCGGTGCCGGGCGCGCAGGGCGGTTGCAGATACCCTTCAGCGTCGCGCTGGCGATCCAGTAAATAGAACTCCAGCTCTACCGCTACAACCGGGAACAATCCGCGCTGGCGTAGCTGCTGCCACAGGCGGTTAAGTACGTTCCGCGGCTCAACGTCAAAGGGAGCGCCATCTTCATCGACCATGGTCAGGAGTATCTGACCGATAAACTCTGGATCGGCGGCAGAAGGGGTTAAGGTACCGAGTATTGGCACACAAGTACGATCTGGTTCACCCATTTCCTGACCCAGGCCCGCTTCTTCTACTACATTGCCCAGAATATCCATTGCAAACACCGAGGCCGGGAAATAACACCCTTTCTCCAGCTTCTTCAGACTTGAAACAGGAATGCGTTTCCCACGGAAACAACCATTCAAATCGGTAAGTAAAACATCAACATATTGCGTATTCGGGTAGCGCTCCAGGTAGCGTTTCACTTCCTGCGTAAAGGCGCTACCCCGCCTCTCTTCTGACTGCTGAACAAAGTTCTCTACTTCAACGATATTGGTTTCCATGATTCTTCGCCTTTGGTTTGTTTTCCGCTCGTTAGCAAAGCGTAAAATATAATGACCACCATTCGAATCTGTATGCAAACTAAATGTTTGTCAAATGTTAAATTGAGTTTGCAAAAATGAAAACCCACTGCTAGATTGAAAAAATATTGAACATAAAGGTCATTTAAACCGCAGTAATGGCGATAATTTAGTCCACTTTGTGAGATTGAGCATGGAAAATATAATGAACAATCCGGTTATCGGTGTCGTAATGTGCAGGAACAGGCTTAAGGGTCATACGACCCAGACTCTGCAAGAAAAGTACCTGAATGCCATCATCCACGCGGGCGGTTTGCCGATTGCGCTGCCACATGCGCTGGCGGAACCGTCATTACTTGAAGAACTGCTGCCTAAACTCGATGGCATTTATCTTCCAGGTAGCCCCAGCAATGTGCAGCCGCACCTATATGGTGAAAACGGCGATGAGCCTGACGCCGATCCCGGGCGTGATCTTCTGAGCATGGCGTTAATTAATGCCGCACTCGAAAGGCGCATCCCCATTTTCGCCATCTGCCGGGGGTTACAGGAACTGGTGGTAGCAACCGGTGGGTCGTTGCATCGCAAACTGTGCGAACAGCCTGAATTGCTGGAACATCGTGAAGATCCCGAACTGCCTGTGGAGCAGCAATATGCGCCGTCGCACGAAGTTCAGGTTGAAGAGGGGGGATTACTGTCTGCATTGTTACCTGAATGTAGCAACTTTTGGGTAAACTCTCTGCATGGACAAGGGGCGAAGGTCGTTAGCCCGCAGTTGCGTGTTGAAGCTCGCTCGCCGGATGGTCTGGTTGAGGCGGTGAGCGTCATCAATCATCCTTTCGCGCTGGGCGTACAGTGGCACCCGGAATGGAACAGTAGCGAGTACGCGCTTTCGCGTATATTGTTCGAGGGCTTTATCACCGCTTGTCAGAACCATATCGCTGAAAAACAGCGACTCTGACCACTACAGTTAAGGAAATGCAAATATGAGTGATGAGGGACTGGCGCCAGGAAAACGCTTGTCAGAAATCCGCCAGCAGCAGGGGCTTTCACAACGTCGTGCCGCCGAACTCTCCGGGCTGACTCACAGTGCTATCAGTACGATAGAACAAGATAAAGTCAGCCCTGCCATCAGTACGCTGCAAAAGCTGCTGAAGGTGTATGGTCTGTCACTCTCGGAATTCTTTTCCGAGCCGGAAAAACCTGATGAACCGCAGGTCGTCATTAATCAGGACGACTTAATTGAAATGGGCAGTCAGGGTGTGTCGATGAAGCTGGTGCATAACGGTAACCCGAATCGCACGCTGGCGATGATCTTTGAAACGTACCAGCCGGGCACAACCACTGGGGAAAGAATTAAGCATCAGGGTGAGGAAATAGGCACTGTACTGGAAGGTGAAATTGTTCTGACGATTAATGGTCAGGATTATCATCTCGTCGCGGGGCAAAGTTATGCCATTAATACCGGCATCCCGCACAGTTTCAGTAATACGTCGGCAGGCATTTGCCGAATTATCAGCGCCCATACGCCCACCACGTTTTAATCTTTTGGTTTTTGTAGGCCGGGTAAGCGAAGCGCCACCCGGCTTGCTATAAAGGCAATCTATAAAGAATGTCACCGGAAATAAACGGGCTTATCGCCCGGGGATCTCTGCGCCCTGACGTTCACAAACTGCATATATCTGATAGACGTGAAACAGGAGTCATAATGAATTTTCATCATCTGGCTTACTGGCAGGATAAAGCGTTAAGTCTCGCCATTGAAACCCGCTTATTTATTAACGGTGAATATACCGCTGCGGCGGAAAATGAAACCTTTGAAACCGTTGATCCGGTCACCCAGGCACCGCTGGCGAATATTGCGCGTGGTAAAAGCGCCGATATCGACCGCGCAGTGAGTGCGGCACGCAGCGTTTTTGAACGCGGCGACTGGGCGCAGGCCGCCCCGGCAAAACGTAAAGCAGTGTTGAATAAACTCGCCGATTTAATGGAAGCCAACGCCGAAGAACTGGCGTTGCTGGAAACACTCGATACCGGCAAACCGATTCGTCACAGCCTGCGTGATGATATTCCCGGCGCGGCGCGCGCCATTCGCTGGTACGCCGAAGCGATCGACAAAGTGTATGGCGAAGTGGCGACCACCAGTAGCCATGAGCTGGCGATGATCGTGCGTGAACCGGTCGGCGTAATTGCCGCCATTGTGCCGTGGAACTTCCCGCTGTTGCTGACTTGCTGGAAGCTTGGCCCGGCGCTGGCGGCAGGGAACAGCGTGATTCTAAAACCATCTGAAAAATCACCGCTCAGTGCGATTCGTC
The DNA window shown above is from Escherichia sp. E4742 and carries:
- a CDS encoding YmjE family protein — protein: MPMIKSPHGEGGCVCALPATDWTPPPSLPLLNRFDFRSTRPQTLLRRGGNNYGY
- the puuA gene encoding glutamate-putrescine ligase: METNIVEVENFVQQSEERRGSAFTQEVKRYLERYPNTQYVDVLLTDLNGCFRGKRIPVSSLKKLEKGCYFPASVFAMDILGNVVEEAGLGQEMGEPDRTCVPILGTLTPSAADPEFIGQILLTMVDEDGAPFDVEPRNVLNRLWQQLRQRGLFPVVAVELEFYLLDRQRDAEGYLQPPCAPGTDDRNTQSQVYSVDNLNHFADVLNDIDELAQLQLIPADGAVAEASPGQFEINLYHTDNVLEACDDALALKRLVRLMAEKHKMHATFMAKPYEEHAGSGMHIHISMQNNRGENVLSDAEGEDSPLLKKMLAGMIDLMPSSMALLAPNVNSYRRFQPGMYVPTQASWGHNNRTVALRIPCGDRHNHRVEYRVAGADANPYLVMAAIFAGILHGLDNELPLQEEVEGNGLEQEGLPFPIRQSDALWEFIENDHLRRYLGERFCHVYHACKNDELLQFERLITETEIEWMLKNA
- the puuD gene encoding gamma-glutamyl-gamma-aminobutyrate hydrolase; the protein is MENIMNNPVIGVVMCRNRLKGHTTQTLQEKYLNAIIHAGGLPIALPHALAEPSLLEELLPKLDGIYLPGSPSNVQPHLYGENGDEPDADPGRDLLSMALINAALERRIPIFAICRGLQELVVATGGSLHRKLCEQPELLEHREDPELPVEQQYAPSHEVQVEEGGLLSALLPECSNFWVNSLHGQGAKVVSPQLRVEARSPDGLVEAVSVINHPFALGVQWHPEWNSSEYALSRILFEGFITACQNHIAEKQRL
- the puuR gene encoding HTH-type transcriptional regulator PuuR, with the translated sequence MSDEGLAPGKRLSEIRQQQGLSQRRAAELSGLTHSAISTIEQDKVSPAISTLQKLLKVYGLSLSEFFSEPEKPDEPQVVINQDDLIEMGSQGVSMKLVHNGNPNRTLAMIFETYQPGTTTGERIKHQGEEIGTVLEGEIVLTINGQDYHLVAGQSYAINTGIPHSFSNTSAGICRIISAHTPTTF